From the genome of Pelobacter propionicus DSM 2379, one region includes:
- a CDS encoding cold-shock protein, with product MATGTVKWFNESKGFGFIEQDDGSGDVFVHFSAITGSGFKTLAEGEKVTYNVVKGPKGLQAEEVQKQ from the coding sequence ATGGCAACAGGAACAGTCAAATGGTTCAACGAGAGCAAGGGTTTCGGATTTATCGAGCAGGATGACGGCAGCGGCGATGTCTTTGTCCACTTCTCCGCAATCACCGGCAGCGGCTTCAAGACACTGGCCGAAGGAGAGAAGGTCACGTATAACGTCGTCAAGGGCCCCAAGGGACTACAGGCCGAAGAGGTTCAGAAGCAGTAG
- a CDS encoding fumarate hydratase, producing the protein MATPEFQYQDPFPLAKDETKYRKIEGSEKYVTVEQFAGKDVVRVCPEALTVLANEAMRDVSFLLRPAHNEQVAKILSDPEASQNDKGVAMAFLRNAEIAAQLDLPLCQDTGTATVVAKKGQQVWTGVKDEEYISKGIYKTYTEENLRYSQTVALDMYKEVNTGTNLPAQIDIMATDGDYYKFVFMAKGGGSANKTMLYQETKALLTQEKLEKFLIEKMKYLGTAACPPYHIAFVIGGTSADACMKTVKLATAKELDGLPTEGNAHGQAFRDIALENKMLEAAQKLGIGAQFGGKYFAHDVRVIRLPRHGASCPVGMAVSCSADRNIKAKITKDGLFVEEMDRNPGRLIPDRFRGKHEHGVKIDLNKPMQEVLAELTKHPVSTPLLLTGTIVVGRDIAHAKFKEILDSGKPLPDYLKKHPIYYAGPAKTPKGKASGSFGPTTAGRMDSYVDLLQANGGSMIMIAKGNRSQQVTDACKKHGGFYLGSIGGPAAVLAEENIKKVECIDFPELGMEAVWKIEVENFPAFILVDDNGNDFFKQLGL; encoded by the coding sequence ATGGCAACACCCGAATTCCAGTACCAGGATCCTTTTCCACTCGCTAAAGACGAGACGAAGTATCGCAAGATCGAGGGCTCGGAGAAATATGTAACCGTCGAGCAGTTCGCCGGCAAGGATGTGGTGCGGGTCTGCCCCGAGGCGCTCACCGTACTGGCCAACGAGGCCATGAGGGATGTCTCTTTCTTGCTGCGTCCCGCCCATAATGAGCAGGTGGCAAAGATACTGAGCGACCCCGAAGCGTCCCAGAACGACAAGGGTGTTGCCATGGCCTTCCTGCGTAACGCCGAAATCGCGGCCCAGCTTGACCTGCCGCTCTGCCAGGATACCGGCACCGCCACGGTCGTTGCCAAGAAGGGGCAGCAGGTCTGGACCGGCGTCAAGGACGAAGAGTACATCTCCAAGGGGATCTACAAGACCTATACCGAGGAAAACCTGCGGTATTCCCAGACCGTTGCCCTGGATATGTACAAAGAGGTCAACACCGGAACCAACCTGCCCGCCCAGATCGATATCATGGCAACCGATGGCGATTACTACAAATTCGTCTTCATGGCCAAGGGGGGCGGTTCCGCCAACAAGACCATGCTCTACCAGGAAACCAAGGCCCTGCTGACCCAGGAGAAGCTGGAAAAATTCCTGATCGAAAAGATGAAATATCTGGGCACCGCCGCCTGTCCTCCTTACCACATCGCCTTCGTCATCGGCGGCACCAGCGCCGACGCCTGCATGAAGACCGTCAAACTGGCGACGGCCAAGGAACTGGACGGGCTTCCCACCGAGGGTAATGCCCACGGCCAGGCCTTCCGTGACATCGCGCTGGAGAACAAGATGCTGGAAGCTGCCCAGAAACTCGGTATCGGCGCACAGTTCGGCGGCAAATACTTCGCCCATGACGTGCGTGTTATCCGTCTCCCCCGCCACGGCGCCTCCTGCCCGGTGGGCATGGCGGTCTCCTGTTCGGCCGATCGCAACATCAAGGCCAAGATCACCAAGGACGGTCTGTTTGTCGAGGAGATGGACCGCAACCCAGGGCGTCTGATTCCCGATCGTTTCCGCGGCAAGCATGAGCACGGCGTCAAGATCGACCTGAACAAGCCGATGCAGGAAGTCCTGGCCGAGTTGACCAAGCACCCGGTTTCCACACCGCTGCTTTTGACCGGAACCATTGTTGTGGGCCGCGACATCGCCCATGCCAAGTTCAAGGAAATTCTGGACAGCGGCAAGCCGCTGCCCGACTACCTGAAGAAACACCCGATCTACTACGCCGGTCCGGCCAAGACCCCCAAAGGCAAGGCTTCCGGCTCCTTCGGGCCCACTACCGCGGGCCGCATGGACTCCTACGTTGACCTGCTCCAGGCAAACGGCGGCTCCATGATCATGATCGCCAAGGGTAACCGCAGCCAGCAGGTTACGGACGCCTGCAAGAAGCACGGCGGTTTCTATCTCGGCTCCATCGGTGGCCCTGCCGCAGTTCTGGCCGAGGAGAACATCAAGAAGGTCGAGTGCATCGACTTCCCGGAACTGGGCATGGAAGCGGTCTGGAAGATCGAAGTGGAGAACTTCCCCGCCTTCATCCTGGTGGATGACAACGGTAACGACTTCTTCAAGCAGCTCGGCCTGTAA
- the cysE gene encoding serine O-acetyltransferase, protein MFKSLREDISSVFDRDPAARNALEVLLCYPGLHALWIYRIAHWFWVRKCFLAGRFISHLGRFLTGIEIHPGARIGRKFFIDHGMGVVIGETAEIGDNVTLYHGVTLGGVTWDKVKRHPTLGDNVVVGSGAKVLGPFTVGSGARIGSNSVVVKEVPENATVVGIPGRTVLSQKREEGRVDLEHGNLPDPEARAISCLFDQLRELERKYALLAREHEELKNVVEASRRDVAT, encoded by the coding sequence ATGTTCAAGAGTCTCCGCGAAGATATAAGCTCTGTTTTCGATCGCGATCCCGCGGCACGAAACGCCCTGGAAGTACTGCTCTGCTATCCCGGCCTGCACGCACTCTGGATCTACCGCATCGCCCACTGGTTCTGGGTCAGAAAGTGCTTCCTGGCTGGCCGCTTCATCTCGCACCTGGGCCGTTTCCTGACCGGCATCGAAATCCACCCCGGCGCCAGGATCGGACGCAAGTTCTTCATCGACCACGGCATGGGCGTGGTCATCGGCGAAACCGCCGAGATCGGAGACAACGTGACCCTCTACCATGGCGTAACCCTGGGCGGCGTGACCTGGGACAAGGTCAAGCGCCACCCAACCCTGGGGGACAACGTGGTAGTCGGATCCGGCGCCAAGGTCCTTGGCCCGTTTACGGTGGGCAGCGGCGCAAGGATCGGCTCAAATTCGGTTGTGGTGAAGGAAGTGCCCGAAAACGCCACCGTTGTGGGCATTCCGGGCAGAACGGTCCTGTCCCAGAAGCGGGAAGAGGGGCGGGTCGACCTGGAGCACGGCAACCTGCCCGATCCGGAGGCGAGGGCCATATCCTGCCTGTTCGACCAGCTCCGGGAACTGGAGCGCAAGTACGCGCTCCTGGCCAGGGAACATGAAGAACTGAAGAACGTCGTGGAGGCCTCCCGACGGGATGTGGCCACTTGA
- the lpxC gene encoding UDP-3-O-acyl-N-acetylglucosamine deacetylase → MIKRQTTINRIFKVTGIGLHTGREVNLEFLPRREFGIAFVHNGNLIPARYDMVADTRLSTLIASGGSSVSTIEHLMAAFYFSGITNCLVYIDGPEVPILDGSAWEFYQGMWKAGVYEFPESGVYLRVQRTVEVSHNDSWVRMKPLNTLDITMTIEFRQPVGKQKKRVTDVENAFSIINSRTFTLEEEIEAIKKAGLAKGGSLDNAVVIGADDVINPQGLRYKKELVNHKILDLIGDLYTSGYRILGKVEANKTGHHLNNLFLRELFSDPANYAIY, encoded by the coding sequence ATGATAAAGCGTCAGACGACTATAAACCGCATCTTCAAGGTGACCGGCATCGGCCTGCACACCGGCCGCGAAGTCAACCTGGAATTCCTTCCCCGCCGGGAGTTCGGCATCGCCTTCGTACATAACGGCAACCTGATCCCGGCCCGCTACGACATGGTTGCTGACACGCGACTCTCCACACTGATCGCCTCCGGCGGCTCCTCCGTCTCCACCATCGAACACCTCATGGCCGCCTTTTATTTTTCCGGGATCACCAACTGCCTGGTCTACATCGACGGTCCCGAGGTGCCGATCCTGGACGGTTCGGCCTGGGAGTTCTACCAGGGGATGTGGAAGGCGGGGGTCTACGAATTCCCCGAAAGCGGGGTCTACCTGAGGGTGCAGCGAACGGTGGAGGTTAGTCATAACGACTCCTGGGTGCGCATGAAACCGCTCAACACCCTGGACATCACCATGACCATCGAGTTCCGCCAGCCGGTGGGCAAGCAGAAGAAGCGGGTCACCGACGTGGAAAACGCCTTCTCCATCATCAACTCGCGTACCTTCACCCTTGAGGAGGAGATCGAGGCCATCAAGAAGGCGGGGCTTGCCAAGGGGGGCTCCCTGGACAACGCGGTGGTCATCGGCGCGGACGACGTGATCAATCCCCAGGGGCTGCGCTACAAGAAGGAGTTGGTCAACCACAAGATCCTGGATCTGATCGGCGACCTGTACACCAGCGGCTACCGCATCCTGGGCAAGGTGGAGGCCAACAAGACCGGCCACCACCTGAACAACCTGTTCCTCAGGGAGCTTTTCTCCGACCCGGCCAACTACGCCATCTACTGA
- the rpsA gene encoding 30S ribosomal protein S1 encodes MIENSDLERTSEQEESEESFAQLFEESCSRKGGWLEPGQKLDVRVLKVSAEWVFIDCGQKGEGVIDRKEFLDQEGNCTVKEGDSISAYFLSSRQGEMRFTTRLGGGAAGNAQLEAAWQSGVPVEGQVEQEIKGGYQIRLGSSTRAFCPFSQIALRRSDDHQSLVGSRLTFRITEYGEKGRNIVVSRRVLLEEEQQRMREEAWASISEGMTLDGTVSSLRDFGAFVDIGGLEGLVPLSEIGWSRVKDAAELLSVGQKVQVVVKSLDQERNRISLSIKETLVDPWDQVAEQHPEGSFQSGTVARLTPFGAFVTLPCGLDGLIHISKLGGGKRISHPREVLSEGQAVEVKVEGIDRESRRIALALAGAARAEEEEATTLEEYRSSGGSSAGMGTLADAMRARSERRGKKR; translated from the coding sequence ATGATCGAAAACAGTGATCTTGAGAGAACAAGCGAACAGGAGGAGAGCGAGGAGAGCTTTGCCCAGCTGTTCGAGGAGAGTTGCAGTCGGAAGGGTGGCTGGCTTGAGCCGGGGCAGAAGTTGGATGTACGGGTCCTGAAAGTGAGTGCAGAATGGGTCTTTATCGATTGTGGCCAGAAGGGGGAGGGGGTCATCGATCGCAAGGAGTTCCTCGACCAGGAAGGCAATTGTACCGTCAAAGAGGGCGATTCGATCAGCGCTTATTTTCTTTCGTCCCGCCAGGGTGAGATGCGGTTTACCACCAGGCTGGGTGGGGGCGCGGCGGGAAATGCCCAGCTGGAAGCTGCCTGGCAGAGCGGGGTGCCCGTGGAGGGGCAGGTCGAGCAGGAGATCAAGGGTGGCTATCAGATCCGGCTGGGGAGCTCTACGCGTGCCTTCTGCCCTTTTTCCCAGATTGCCCTGCGCCGCAGCGACGATCACCAGTCGCTGGTGGGCAGCCGCCTGACGTTCCGTATCACCGAGTATGGCGAGAAGGGGCGCAACATTGTGGTTTCCCGCCGTGTACTGCTGGAGGAGGAACAGCAGCGCATGAGGGAGGAGGCCTGGGCCTCCATCAGCGAGGGGATGACGCTGGACGGCACGGTCAGTTCGCTTAGGGATTTCGGGGCATTTGTGGATATCGGCGGCCTGGAGGGGCTGGTTCCGCTCTCAGAGATCGGCTGGAGCCGGGTCAAGGATGCCGCCGAACTGCTCTCCGTCGGCCAAAAGGTGCAAGTGGTCGTCAAGAGCCTTGACCAAGAGAGGAACCGCATATCCCTGAGCATAAAGGAAACCCTGGTGGATCCCTGGGATCAGGTGGCTGAGCAGCATCCCGAGGGGTCGTTCCAGAGCGGCACCGTGGCGCGCCTGACCCCCTTCGGCGCATTTGTCACCCTGCCCTGCGGGCTGGACGGTTTGATCCACATCTCCAAGCTGGGCGGTGGAAAGCGGATCAGCCATCCCCGCGAGGTGCTCAGCGAGGGACAGGCCGTGGAGGTCAAGGTCGAGGGTATCGATCGCGAAAGCCGGCGCATAGCCCTGGCCCTGGCCGGTGCCGCGCGCGCGGAGGAAGAGGAAGCCACCACCCTGGAGGAGTACCGTTCTTCTGGAGGGTCGTCCGCCGGAATGGGAACGCTGGCCGATGCCATGCGGGCCCGCTCGGAGAGGCGCGGCAAGAAGCGCTGA
- a CDS encoding putative manganese-dependent inorganic diphosphatase, with protein sequence MAQQIYVIGHTNPDTDSVASAMAYAELKRRLGHDNVTAAMSGEPNPQTGYILERLGLQPPLCMADVHPRVRDIISRQPIIARREMPLRDVLQLFHRHSIRVLPVVDEHDRPVGMASLLKLSEKYLVAGTGRKRGVDTSLRSLCGCLEGEFLSGRASDELEHLHLFIGAMVEDSFSEQLAGYDTSSLMIMTGDRRSIQQAAIDLGVRLLVVTGGYAVPGELLDRARNNGVTVISTPHDTATSAWLARLSTPLSCFFEPHFEKIELGESLAQLRLKLLHGGQPAVIVTDENGTIAGVATRSSLLTPIPYSLILVDHNELTQAVPGAETVEILEVIDHHKLGNPPTSQPISFITSPVGSTCTVVAGLYRQQGIEPENTIAALLLAGILSDTVILKSPTTTPRDQEMVTWLESLAGLDHQRFGREIFSACGGFSAHASLNRAVRSDFKHFTQDQVRFGIGQVEVVGFDEFHELKEQVREELKRIREEDRLQLAGLMVTDIISETTLFLAEGIEELAHVMGCPHLEPQLYELKGVMSRKKQMLPHLLKVLARLQG encoded by the coding sequence ATGGCTCAACAGATCTATGTTATCGGACATACGAATCCGGACACGGATTCCGTCGCATCGGCCATGGCCTATGCAGAGCTGAAGCGGCGCCTGGGCCATGACAACGTGACCGCCGCCATGTCGGGTGAGCCCAATCCCCAGACCGGCTACATCCTGGAACGACTGGGCCTCCAGCCGCCGCTCTGCATGGCCGACGTCCACCCCAGGGTCAGGGACATCATCTCGCGTCAACCCATAATCGCCCGGAGAGAGATGCCCCTGAGAGACGTGCTGCAGCTCTTCCACCGCCACTCCATCAGGGTCCTGCCGGTGGTGGATGAGCACGACAGGCCGGTGGGCATGGCTTCACTGCTCAAGCTGTCGGAAAAATACCTGGTGGCTGGCACCGGGCGCAAGCGGGGTGTGGACACATCGCTGCGCTCACTGTGCGGCTGCCTCGAAGGGGAGTTTCTCTCCGGCCGGGCAAGCGACGAACTGGAGCATCTGCACCTCTTCATCGGCGCCATGGTGGAAGATTCATTCTCGGAACAACTGGCAGGCTACGACACCTCCTCGCTGATGATCATGACCGGGGACCGCCGCTCCATACAGCAGGCAGCCATCGACCTTGGGGTACGTCTGCTGGTGGTGACCGGCGGTTATGCGGTCCCCGGGGAACTCCTGGACAGGGCACGTAACAACGGCGTCACCGTCATCTCCACCCCCCATGACACCGCCACATCCGCCTGGCTGGCCCGCCTCTCCACTCCTCTGTCATGTTTTTTCGAGCCGCACTTCGAAAAGATCGAGCTTGGTGAATCCCTGGCTCAGCTGCGCCTCAAGCTGCTGCACGGGGGGCAGCCGGCGGTGATCGTCACCGACGAGAACGGAACCATTGCCGGAGTCGCCACCAGGTCGTCACTGCTGACACCGATCCCCTACTCCCTGATCCTGGTGGATCACAACGAGTTGACCCAAGCCGTTCCGGGTGCGGAGACCGTGGAGATCCTGGAGGTGATCGACCACCATAAGCTGGGAAACCCGCCCACCAGCCAGCCGATCTCCTTCATCACCTCACCGGTGGGCAGCACCTGCACGGTGGTGGCCGGGCTGTACCGCCAGCAGGGTATTGAGCCTGAAAACACTATCGCAGCCCTTCTGTTAGCCGGCATCCTCTCCGATACCGTGATCCTCAAATCGCCCACCACAACGCCCCGCGACCAGGAGATGGTCACCTGGCTCGAAAGCCTGGCCGGTCTCGACCATCAGCGCTTCGGCAGGGAAATCTTCTCCGCCTGCGGCGGCTTTTCCGCCCATGCTTCGCTGAACCGTGCTGTACGCTCGGATTTCAAGCACTTCACGCAGGACCAGGTCAGGTTCGGCATCGGACAGGTGGAGGTAGTCGGTTTTGACGAATTTCACGAGCTGAAGGAACAGGTGCGCGAAGAGCTGAAACGCATCCGGGAGGAGGACCGCCTGCAACTGGCTGGCCTGATGGTAACCGACATCATCAGCGAAACAACCCTCTTCCTGGCTGAGGGCATTGAGGAACTGGCCCATGTCATGGGCTGTCCCCATCTGGAGCCACAGCTCTATGAACTCAAGGGTGTCATGTCGCGCAAGAAACAGATGCTGCCCCATCTCTTGAAGGTGCTGGCCCGCCTGCAGGGTTAA
- a CDS encoding ATP-binding protein, translating to MNLKPELIAQLERVLSSVEMLLPRAIPAIDWSKSHAANWRRHSFSGYLEPVKFTDTTTLDELLGVEEQKTIMINNTRQFLAGLPANNALLWGSRGSGKSSLCKALLNEFAHQGLRFIQVEKEDLIYLSEIFNAVEHEPYRFILLCDDLTFEVGELSYKMLKSALDGSVYSAPENVLIYVTSNRRHLLPEYETDHLGGKFVRGELQQSEAMEEKVSLSDRFGIWVAFYAFSQERYIDAVRLCIAREARQNKIEIPWSSELEHEAIKWAQEKSKRCGRTAYQFSRNWVGHHLLTIRGV from the coding sequence ATGAATCTGAAGCCTGAACTCATTGCCCAGCTTGAACGTGTGCTCAGCTCGGTGGAAATGCTGCTGCCACGGGCAATCCCCGCCATTGACTGGTCCAAGTCCCATGCCGCCAACTGGCGGCGACACTCCTTCTCCGGCTATCTGGAACCGGTAAAGTTTACCGATACTACCACCCTGGACGAGTTGCTTGGCGTCGAGGAGCAGAAGACCATCATGATTAACAATACGCGCCAGTTTCTGGCCGGCCTTCCCGCCAACAATGCCCTGCTGTGGGGGTCGCGCGGTTCGGGCAAATCATCCCTCTGTAAGGCGCTTTTGAACGAGTTCGCCCACCAGGGCTTGCGTTTCATTCAGGTGGAGAAAGAAGACCTGATCTATCTCTCGGAGATATTCAATGCAGTTGAGCACGAACCCTACCGCTTCATCCTGCTCTGCGACGACCTGACCTTCGAGGTGGGAGAGTTGAGTTACAAGATGCTGAAGAGCGCCCTGGACGGTTCTGTCTATTCGGCGCCGGAGAATGTGCTGATCTACGTTACCTCCAACCGGCGTCACCTGCTCCCCGAATACGAAACCGATCATCTGGGTGGCAAGTTTGTCCGCGGCGAACTGCAGCAGAGCGAGGCCATGGAGGAGAAGGTGTCTCTCTCCGACCGTTTCGGCATCTGGGTTGCGTTCTACGCTTTCTCCCAGGAGCGCTACATCGACGCGGTCAGGCTCTGCATTGCCCGTGAGGCCCGTCAGAACAAGATCGAAATTCCCTGGTCCAGCGAACTTGAACACGAAGCCATCAAGTGGGCCCAGGAGAAGAGCAAGCGCTGCGGCAGGACCGCCTACCAGTTCTCCCGCAACTGGGTCGGCCACCATCTGCTCACCATCAGGGGGGTGTGA
- a CDS encoding DEAD/DEAH box helicase, whose amino-acid sequence MDFQKFEFHPTIAAGISAAGYSTPTPIQKQSIPPVMAGSDVMGLAQTGTGKTAAFALPILHRLMEGKQGTVRALIIAPTRELAEQINTSIAQLGAKTGLKSMTVYGGVSVNPQIERLRRGVDIVVACPGRLLDHINQGTIDLSRIEVLVLDEADQMFDMGFLPDIRRVLKHLPAQRQTLLFSATMPDDIRRLASDILRQPITVQAGSTAPPVTVSHALYPVSQHLKTPLLLELLRHTDTESVLIFARTKHRAKRLGEQLEKAGYRATSLQGNLSQNRRQAALDGFRDGTFQIMVATDIAARGIDVSQISHVVNYDIPDTAEAYIHRIGRTGRAARSGDAFTLVTPDDNAMVRTIEKKLNAELERRTVDQFDYSVPAPHKDSEFARPPRPPRGGGRQASGKPATRGNTAGSGAPRDNAAAAGKPKTGKPGSAVPAQAVRRPQRSQRAH is encoded by the coding sequence ATGGATTTCCAGAAGTTCGAGTTTCATCCCACCATCGCGGCCGGCATCAGCGCCGCCGGCTACAGCACCCCCACCCCCATCCAGAAGCAGTCAATACCGCCGGTCATGGCCGGCAGCGACGTCATGGGCTTGGCCCAGACCGGCACCGGAAAGACAGCGGCCTTTGCACTGCCGATCCTGCATCGCCTGATGGAGGGAAAACAGGGCACAGTCAGGGCGCTGATCATCGCCCCCACCCGGGAGCTGGCCGAACAGATCAACACATCCATCGCCCAACTGGGTGCCAAAACCGGCCTGAAGAGCATGACCGTCTACGGCGGGGTATCCGTCAACCCACAGATCGAAAGGCTCAGGCGCGGCGTCGACATAGTCGTGGCCTGCCCCGGCCGCCTGCTGGATCACATCAACCAGGGGACGATCGATCTGTCGCGAATCGAGGTACTGGTACTGGATGAGGCCGACCAGATGTTCGACATGGGCTTTCTGCCCGATATCCGCAGGGTTCTCAAGCATCTCCCCGCCCAGCGGCAGACGCTGCTCTTTTCCGCCACCATGCCCGACGACATCCGGCGCCTGGCCAGCGACATCCTCCGCCAGCCCATAACGGTGCAGGCCGGCAGTACGGCGCCGCCGGTCACGGTCAGCCACGCCCTCTATCCGGTCAGCCAGCACCTGAAGACCCCGCTTCTGCTGGAACTTCTGCGCCACACCGACACAGAGTCGGTACTGATCTTCGCCCGCACCAAGCATCGCGCCAAACGCCTGGGGGAACAACTGGAGAAAGCCGGCTACCGGGCCACTTCCCTGCAGGGAAACCTCTCCCAGAACCGGCGCCAGGCCGCCCTGGACGGCTTCCGCGACGGGACCTTCCAGATCATGGTTGCCACCGACATCGCCGCCCGGGGCATCGACGTATCCCAGATCTCCCACGTGGTCAACTACGATATCCCGGACACGGCCGAGGCCTATATCCATCGCATCGGCCGCACCGGACGCGCAGCCCGCAGCGGCGACGCATTCACCTTGGTCACTCCCGATGACAACGCCATGGTGCGCACCATCGAGAAAAAACTCAATGCGGAGCTGGAGCGCAGGACCGTGGATCAGTTCGATTACAGCGTCCCGGCGCCCCACAAGGACAGCGAATTTGCACGTCCTCCGCGCCCCCCCCGGGGAGGAGGCAGACAGGCGTCCGGAAAACCTGCGACGCGGGGAAACACGGCGGGTAGCGGAGCGCCCCGCGACAACGCCGCCGCAGCGGGCAAACCGAAAACAGGGAAGCCGGGCAGTGCCGTGCCGGCCCAGGCGGTTCGGCGCCCCCAGCGTTCACAACGGGCACACTGA